One region of Flavobacteriales bacterium genomic DNA includes:
- a CDS encoding DUF2480 family protein, protein AHVAVTCSADAVIPAWAYMLVGSKLQGVAQTVHFGTLESMEDVLYQEAIASMDREAYREGRVMVRGCGKDVPTSAYLYLTQRLQPVVKSLMFGEACSSVPVYKAPREAIR, encoded by the coding sequence ACGCCCATGTGGCAGTCACCTGCTCAGCAGATGCAGTCATCCCCGCCTGGGCCTACATGCTGGTGGGTAGCAAACTGCAAGGTGTAGCCCAGACTGTGCACTTCGGTACGTTAGAGAGCATGGAAGATGTACTGTACCAAGAGGCCATCGCGAGCATGGACCGGGAAGCCTACCGTGAGGGAAGGGTTATGGTGCGCGGTTGCGGCAAGGACGTACCCACTTCGGCCTATCTCTATCTCACGCAGCGCTTGCAGCCGGTGGTGAAATCCCTCATGTTCGGAGAAGCGTGCAGTTCGGTTCCGGTGTATAAGGCGCCTAGGGAGGCGATTAGATGA